In a single window of the Rhizobium tropici CIAT 899 genome:
- a CDS encoding sterol desaturase family protein: MENLLRLLEFMEEYTDRVLPVALLLLAAEVVFPKSRYSYVSKLRGMIFCVTNILITKASLTLFYWFWAGIGVKPLFAIDLTFLSRFSNAWPLHLLGAIAASFLVLQVSEFFYYWFHRLQHSNRFFWRFHAEHHSLEEMSAFNSNHHFSEEIFRIPFLIIPVSLLFDFKQDYVPWIWVFFVRWQGYFEHSSTRLNLGWVRYIFPDNRFHRIHHSIERRHFNRNFGSGSAIWDILFGTAYYPKAQEWPDVGLSNIREPQNLTEFLIRPFRRGRHS; the protein is encoded by the coding sequence ATGGAAAATTTGCTTCGTTTGCTTGAATTCATGGAGGAATATACCGACCGCGTTCTTCCGGTTGCCTTGCTGTTGCTCGCAGCCGAGGTCGTCTTTCCGAAGTCTCGCTATAGCTATGTATCGAAACTTCGCGGCATGATCTTCTGCGTGACAAACATCCTCATAACCAAGGCAAGCCTGACCCTCTTCTACTGGTTTTGGGCTGGCATCGGCGTAAAGCCGTTGTTTGCGATCGACCTGACATTCCTCTCGAGGTTTTCGAACGCATGGCCGCTGCATCTGTTGGGTGCCATAGCTGCTTCCTTTCTCGTCCTGCAGGTCAGCGAGTTCTTCTACTATTGGTTCCACCGGCTCCAGCATAGCAACAGGTTCTTCTGGCGTTTCCACGCCGAGCATCATTCGCTAGAGGAAATGAGTGCCTTCAACAGCAACCATCATTTCAGCGAGGAGATCTTCAGGATCCCGTTCCTGATCATTCCCGTCTCGCTGCTTTTCGATTTCAAGCAGGACTATGTTCCCTGGATCTGGGTATTCTTCGTTCGCTGGCAAGGTTATTTCGAGCATAGCTCGACGCGTCTGAACCTGGGTTGGGTCCGCTACATCTTTCCCGACAACCGATTTCACCGCATCCATCATTCGATCGAACGACGGCATTTCAACCGGAATTTCGGCAGTGGCTCCGCCATCTGGGACATTCTGTTCGGGACGGCCTACTATCCGAAAGCCCAAGAGTGGCCTGATGTCGGCCTATCCAATATCCGCGAGCCGCAGAACTTGACCGAGTTTCTCATTCGGCCCTTTCGACGTGGCAGACACAGCTAA
- a CDS encoding cold-shock protein: MNTGTVKWFNSTKGFGFIQPDDGSTDVFVHISAVERAGMRSLNDGQKITYDIVQDRRSGKSSADNLQAA; the protein is encoded by the coding sequence ATGAACACTGGTACAGTTAAGTGGTTTAACTCCACCAAGGGCTTCGGCTTCATTCAGCCTGATGATGGCAGCACGGACGTTTTCGTCCATATCTCCGCGGTAGAGCGCGCCGGCATGCGTTCGCTCAACGATGGTCAGAAGATCACTTACGACATCGTGCAGGATCGCAGATCCGGCAAGAGCTCGGCCGATAATCTTCAGGCGGCTTGA
- a CDS encoding ABC transporter permease: MSIQIRQIIVATRTALGSMKRRLAISLSMALSVSLVVIVLIGFLAMASGLEKALSGAGSPLVAVVLGGGTNQETGSDISADAIRNLKASADDIGVLRDSDGDLLASRELIIRVDGPAGRDERVRTFALRGMDGSGLSIRNGIALSQGRLFTPGAREIVVGAGIARDYPGFGLGAKVRLGTVDWTVVGHFTANGSAFESEIWGDIDAVRAAFDRQGDVQSLRLRLADPSSLAKLNAKLATITETPLTAVSEAGLYASQAGRMADLIRLFGWPIALLMAIGATAGALNTMMSSISDRTVEIATMRALGFSRLSAFLATWLEAALLAAAGAGVGVLASRLVIEGWRASTIGANDATLAFQLTVTPQVMLTGGMLGLSIGLLGGALPALAASRLPLIAALKARG; encoded by the coding sequence ATGTCCATCCAAATCAGACAGATCATCGTTGCGACAAGAACCGCACTCGGCAGCATGAAGCGGCGCCTGGCGATTTCGCTCTCCATGGCATTGTCGGTATCGCTCGTCGTCATCGTGCTCATAGGCTTCCTAGCAATGGCGAGCGGCCTCGAGAAGGCGTTGAGCGGCGCGGGCTCGCCGCTGGTCGCCGTCGTGCTCGGCGGTGGCACGAACCAGGAGACCGGCTCCGATATATCAGCCGATGCGATCCGCAACCTCAAGGCCAGTGCCGACGATATCGGTGTCCTACGAGATTCGGACGGAGATCTTCTTGCATCCCGCGAACTGATAATCCGCGTCGATGGCCCGGCCGGAAGAGATGAACGCGTAAGGACCTTCGCCCTGCGCGGCATGGATGGCAGCGGTCTTTCGATCCGGAATGGTATCGCCCTTTCGCAGGGGAGGTTGTTCACGCCCGGCGCCAGAGAGATTGTCGTCGGAGCAGGCATCGCCCGCGATTATCCCGGCTTCGGCCTTGGCGCAAAGGTGCGGCTCGGCACCGTCGACTGGACCGTGGTCGGACACTTCACTGCCAATGGCAGCGCATTCGAATCGGAAATCTGGGGCGATATCGATGCGGTGCGTGCCGCCTTCGACCGGCAGGGCGACGTGCAAAGCCTGCGATTGCGGCTTGCCGATCCATCCTCCCTTGCCAAGTTGAACGCCAAGCTGGCGACGATTACGGAGACGCCGCTGACGGCCGTTTCCGAGGCTGGACTTTATGCATCGCAGGCTGGGCGCATGGCCGATCTCATACGCCTGTTCGGCTGGCCCATCGCCTTGCTGATGGCGATCGGGGCAACCGCAGGGGCACTCAATACGATGATGAGCTCCATTTCCGACAGAACGGTCGAGATCGCGACCATGCGGGCACTCGGCTTCAGCCGCCTATCCGCTTTTCTCGCAACCTGGTTGGAGGCCGCCCTCTTGGCTGCGGCCGGTGCAGGCGTCGGCGTCTTGGCATCGCGGCTTGTCATCGAAGGGTGGCGCGCCAGCACCATAGGGGCCAATGATGCCACCTTGGCTTTTCAGCTTACCGTCACGCCGCAAGTCATGCTGACCGGCGGTATGCTTGGCCTTTCAATCGGACTCCTTGGTGGCGCGCTTCCGGCACTTGCCGCCAGCCGGCTGCCGCTGATCGCTGCCTTGAAAGCCCGCGGATAG
- a CDS encoding chemotaxis protein CheW, protein MPLPAFLRRRAAMAVRVHDTLCTFLDGTIVARADNWRPLRDSDDARRALGHTSYRGELVPVYDLAAQMGNRPSRSCELAIVKMTGGYVAFLIDEFIGNTSAASEAINLSQLEIFGQNRVAV, encoded by the coding sequence ATGCCTCTACCAGCATTTCTTCGCCGCCGCGCAGCAATGGCGGTCCGCGTGCACGACACCCTATGTACGTTCCTTGACGGAACGATCGTCGCGCGTGCAGATAACTGGCGCCCGCTTCGCGATAGCGACGATGCACGCCGCGCCCTCGGTCATACCTCATATCGCGGCGAATTGGTGCCGGTTTACGATTTGGCCGCCCAAATGGGCAACAGGCCCTCACGGAGCTGCGAACTCGCCATCGTCAAGATGACTGGAGGCTACGTGGCATTCCTGATCGACGAATTCATCGGCAACACCTCGGCAGCGAGCGAAGCCATTAACCTTTCGCAACTCGAGATTTTCGGCCAAAACCGGGTAGCCGTATAG